In one Pseudarthrobacter oxydans genomic region, the following are encoded:
- a CDS encoding TIGR03885 family FMN-dependent LLM class oxidoreductase — protein MVTVGFHASHEQISPGQLLKDVQHAERAGFDAAMCSDHIEPWSARQGHSGFAWSWLGAALATTGLRFGVVTAPGQRYHPAIIAHASATLASMFPGRFWMAPGSGENMNEHITGDAWPPKETRQRRLEECVEVIRRLHRGEDVTHHGLVTVEQARIWDVPDSPPPLIAPAISVDTARRAAAWADGLVTVNQPAAKLKDMLAAYRDNGGLGKAVLQVHLSWAPREQDAAAIALDQWRTNTFAPPVPWDLPTAGHFDGVSGQVGEEQVRKAVNVSASLGQHAEWLAGYSDLGFDELYLHFVGQEQAPFIDAFGAEVLPQVHGSRLQAQAQAPA, from the coding sequence ATGGTTACTGTCGGCTTCCACGCCTCGCACGAACAGATCAGTCCCGGGCAACTGCTTAAAGACGTCCAGCACGCGGAACGGGCAGGATTCGATGCCGCCATGTGCTCGGACCATATCGAGCCGTGGTCTGCCCGGCAGGGGCATTCCGGGTTTGCCTGGTCCTGGCTGGGGGCCGCGCTGGCCACCACCGGCCTCCGGTTTGGAGTGGTGACGGCGCCTGGCCAGCGCTACCACCCGGCCATCATTGCCCACGCTTCCGCCACGCTGGCCAGCATGTTCCCGGGCCGGTTCTGGATGGCACCCGGCAGCGGCGAGAACATGAATGAGCACATCACCGGCGACGCGTGGCCGCCCAAGGAAACGCGGCAGCGCCGGCTGGAGGAATGCGTTGAGGTGATCCGGCGGCTCCACCGGGGCGAGGACGTAACGCACCACGGCCTGGTCACCGTGGAGCAGGCCCGGATCTGGGATGTGCCGGACTCCCCGCCACCCCTGATCGCCCCTGCCATCAGCGTGGACACCGCCCGCCGCGCCGCCGCTTGGGCGGACGGCCTGGTCACCGTCAACCAGCCGGCAGCCAAGCTCAAGGACATGCTGGCCGCCTACCGGGACAACGGCGGCCTCGGCAAGGCCGTGCTGCAGGTCCACCTGTCCTGGGCGCCCCGTGAACAGGATGCGGCAGCGATCGCCCTGGACCAGTGGCGGACCAACACCTTCGCCCCGCCTGTCCCGTGGGACCTCCCCACAGCCGGGCATTTCGACGGCGTCAGCGGGCAGGTGGGCGAGGAACAGGTCCGCAAGGCCGTCAACGTTTCGGCGAGCCTGGGCCAGCACGCCGAGTGGCTGGCCGGCTACTCCGACCTGGGCTTCGACGAGCTCTACCTGCACTTCGTGGGGCAGGAGCAGGCGCCGTTCATTGATGCGTTCGGCGCGGAGGTCCTTCCACAGGTGCACGGCTCGCGGCTCCAGGCGCAGGCACAGGCTCCGGCATGA
- a CDS encoding alpha-amylase family protein, producing the protein MRIAETSDLWWKNAVVYCLDVETFFDDDGDGTGDFAGLTQRVDYLAALGVTCIWLMPFYPSPDRDDGYDVTDFFTVDPRLGTMGDLVEFIRAAKDRGMRVIADFVVNHTSNQHPWFVEARQSTDNRYRDYYVWRSDTPPDTSSEVVFPGEENSLWTQDDATGEWYLHMFAKHQPDLNVTNESVRNEIAKAMGLWLELGLDGFRLDAVPFFLETRGQPRDEAANLDPHAYLAALRSFVSRRNGSAVLLGEVNLPYKEQVEYFGGPEGNELNMQFDFMSMQHIYLSLARQDARPLAETLKSRPPLHPDNQWAMFVRNHDELTLDKLTDGEREEVFAAFGPEKNMQIYGRGLRRRLPPMLGGDQERIRMVYSLMFSLPGTPVLFYGEEIGMGEDLRQKSRAAVRTPMQWNDEKNGGFSTANVSRLVAPVVRGEYGPDNLNAAKAKRDPGSLFNFMVTLIRRYRESAELGWGKFALIDQPEPAVFAHTLSSDGGTLVLLHNFGEEPVKVRGTVGAEDGPRNAFRDAVLLDLFDGDNTALDPDGGFTVGLGRYGYRWFRLHRKGDRPAP; encoded by the coding sequence ATGAGGATCGCCGAAACCTCGGACCTCTGGTGGAAGAACGCAGTGGTGTACTGCCTGGACGTCGAGACGTTCTTTGATGACGACGGCGACGGCACCGGGGACTTCGCCGGCCTCACCCAGCGCGTGGACTACCTGGCAGCCCTGGGCGTGACCTGCATCTGGCTGATGCCCTTCTACCCCTCGCCGGACCGGGACGATGGCTACGACGTCACGGATTTCTTCACCGTGGACCCCCGGCTGGGCACCATGGGGGACCTGGTGGAGTTCATCAGGGCCGCCAAGGACCGCGGCATGCGGGTCATCGCGGACTTTGTGGTGAACCACACCTCGAACCAGCACCCCTGGTTTGTCGAGGCCCGGCAATCCACGGACAACCGGTACCGGGACTACTACGTGTGGCGGAGCGACACTCCCCCCGATACGTCCTCCGAGGTAGTGTTCCCGGGCGAAGAGAACTCACTCTGGACCCAGGACGACGCTACCGGCGAGTGGTACCTGCACATGTTCGCCAAACACCAGCCTGACCTGAACGTGACCAACGAATCGGTGCGGAATGAAATCGCCAAGGCCATGGGCCTGTGGCTTGAGCTGGGCCTGGACGGGTTCCGCCTGGACGCGGTGCCTTTCTTCCTGGAAACCCGGGGCCAGCCCAGGGACGAGGCCGCCAACCTGGATCCGCACGCATACCTGGCAGCATTGCGGAGTTTCGTCAGCCGCCGGAACGGGAGCGCGGTCCTGCTGGGCGAAGTGAACCTGCCCTACAAGGAACAGGTGGAGTACTTCGGCGGCCCCGAGGGCAACGAGCTGAACATGCAGTTCGACTTCATGTCCATGCAGCACATCTACCTGTCGCTGGCCCGCCAGGACGCCCGTCCCCTGGCCGAAACCCTGAAGAGCCGGCCACCGCTCCACCCCGACAACCAGTGGGCCATGTTCGTCCGCAACCATGACGAACTCACCCTGGACAAGCTCACCGACGGCGAGCGCGAAGAGGTCTTCGCGGCGTTCGGGCCCGAGAAGAACATGCAGATCTACGGGCGCGGGCTGCGCCGGCGGCTGCCCCCGATGCTCGGCGGCGACCAGGAACGCATCAGGATGGTGTACTCGCTGATGTTCTCCCTGCCCGGCACGCCGGTGCTGTTCTACGGCGAGGAGATCGGGATGGGCGAGGACCTGCGGCAGAAGAGCCGCGCCGCCGTGCGCACCCCGATGCAATGGAATGACGAAAAGAATGGCGGGTTCTCCACCGCCAACGTGTCCCGACTCGTGGCGCCCGTTGTCCGGGGCGAGTATGGCCCGGACAACCTGAATGCCGCCAAAGCCAAGCGGGACCCCGGTTCGCTGTTCAACTTCATGGTCACGCTGATCCGCCGCTACCGCGAATCGGCGGAGCTGGGCTGGGGCAAGTTCGCCCTCATCGACCAGCCGGAGCCGGCCGTCTTCGCCCACACGCTCAGCTCGGACGGCGGCACCCTGGTGCTGCTGCACAACTTCGGGGAGGAGCCCGTGAAGGTCAGGGGCACGGTGGGCGCGGAGGACGGGCCGCGGAATGCGTTCAGGGACGCTGTCCTGCTGGACCTGTTCGACGGCGACAACACAGCGCTGGATCCCGACGGCGGCTTCACGGTTGGGCTGGGACGCTACGGTTACCGCTGGTTCCGCCTGCACCGCAAGGGCGATCGGCCGGCACCCTAG
- a CDS encoding pyridoxal phosphate-dependent aminotransferase: MRPMQHSSKLQNVRYELRGPILRAAKAMEAEGHRILKMNLGDTAPFGLEAPESVVVDMIHHLRGAQGYSDSKGIFTARTAISQYYQTRGLMQIGVEDVFIGNGVSELISMCLQAFMENGDEILVPAPDYPLWTAAVTLTGGKPVHYLCDEAENWWPDMADVEAKITSRTKGIVIINPNNPTGAVYPRHILAQFAELARKHHLVLFSDEIYEKVLYEDAKHIHTAAVAEDVCCLTFSGLSKAYRMPGYRAGWVAVTGPLAATAAYREGLELLASLRLCANVPAQHAIQTCLGGYQSIEALVRPGGRLREQRDLAHQLLTAIPGVTCVPAAGAMYLFPRLDPELYPISSDEQFVLDLLQDQKILVSHGSAFNWPASDHFRFVILPSVLDIREAVRRISTFLAAYRTSLELP; the protein is encoded by the coding sequence ATGCGCCCCATGCAACACTCCAGCAAGCTCCAGAACGTGCGGTACGAACTCCGCGGGCCCATCCTGCGGGCCGCCAAAGCCATGGAGGCGGAGGGGCACCGGATCCTCAAGATGAACCTGGGGGACACCGCACCGTTCGGGCTGGAGGCGCCGGAGTCCGTGGTGGTGGACATGATCCACCACCTGCGCGGTGCCCAGGGCTACAGCGACTCGAAGGGCATCTTCACGGCGCGCACGGCGATCTCGCAGTACTACCAGACCCGCGGCCTGATGCAGATTGGCGTGGAGGACGTCTTCATCGGCAACGGCGTCAGCGAGCTCATTTCAATGTGCCTGCAGGCGTTCATGGAGAACGGCGACGAGATCCTGGTGCCGGCACCGGACTACCCTCTCTGGACGGCCGCCGTCACCCTGACCGGCGGCAAGCCGGTGCACTACCTCTGCGACGAGGCGGAGAACTGGTGGCCGGACATGGCCGACGTGGAAGCCAAGATCACCAGCCGCACCAAGGGGATTGTGATCATCAACCCCAACAACCCCACCGGCGCCGTCTACCCGCGCCACATCCTGGCGCAGTTCGCGGAGCTGGCCCGCAAGCACCACCTGGTCCTGTTCTCCGACGAGATCTACGAGAAGGTGCTGTACGAGGACGCCAAACACATCCACACTGCCGCTGTGGCGGAGGACGTCTGCTGCCTGACGTTCAGCGGCCTGTCCAAGGCCTACCGGATGCCGGGCTACCGGGCCGGCTGGGTGGCAGTCACCGGACCGCTCGCCGCAACCGCCGCCTACCGGGAGGGACTGGAACTGCTTGCCTCCCTGCGCCTGTGCGCCAATGTCCCGGCCCAGCACGCCATCCAGACCTGCCTGGGCGGCTACCAGAGCATCGAGGCGCTGGTGCGGCCCGGCGGCAGGCTCCGCGAACAGCGGGACCTTGCCCACCAACTGCTGACGGCCATCCCCGGCGTGACATGCGTGCCTGCGGCTGGAGCCATGTACCTGTTTCCCCGGCTGGATCCGGAGCTCTACCCCATCAGCAGCGACGAGCAATTTGTCCTGGACCTGCTGCAGGACCAGAAAATCCTTGTCTCGCACGGTTCGGCCTTCAACTGGCCGGCGTCGGACCACTTCCGGTTCGTGATCCTTCCGTCTGTGCTGGATATCCGGGAGGCCGTGCGGCGGATCTCCACGTTCCTGGCGGCCTACCGCACCAGCCTGGAACTGCCGTAG
- a CDS encoding MoaD/ThiS family protein — MCCVSGQPWLPVADNNARHITVVLPSVLHPLAGGQSVLTAPADGPVTVGKLLDAVTSDFAVLARRLRDETGALRRFVNVYVGGDEVRRLQGLDTEVAPGQEVLVIQSVAGG; from the coding sequence ATGTGCTGTGTGTCCGGGCAGCCGTGGTTGCCGGTGGCTGACAACAACGCACGGCACATCACTGTGGTGCTCCCCAGTGTCCTGCATCCGCTGGCCGGCGGGCAGTCGGTCCTGACTGCGCCCGCCGACGGGCCGGTGACGGTGGGAAAGCTGCTGGATGCGGTGACCTCGGACTTCGCGGTGCTCGCCCGGCGGCTCCGCGACGAGACGGGCGCGCTGCGGCGTTTCGTGAATGTCTACGTGGGCGGAGACGAGGTGCGGCGGCTGCAGGGCCTGGACACCGAGGTGGCTCCGGGCCAGGAGGTGCTGGTCATCCAGTCCGTGGCCGGAGGCTGA
- a CDS encoding exo-alpha-sialidase → MVGMATTESFVLAIGTKKGLWLATSGDRRQWSFTGPHFLMSEIPSIGIDTREGRTRIMVGVRSEHWGPTVAHSDDLGASWSEPEQGAVRFPEDTGEALERIWQIYPDAESRPGVVWAGAEPISVWKSTDGGEHFELNRGLWDHPHRSEWGAGYGGAAAHSIVVHPAGETVHVAMSTGGVYRSLDGGTSWEPRNRGISAYFMPDPNPEFGQCVHKIAADAAVDGRLYAQNHHGVYRTDDNGESWNSIAEGLPADFGFVMLTHPRREGTAWVVPLKADGERIPPGGELAVHRTDDSGSTWKRLSNGLPTREYNSVLRDAASVDTAAPAGVYFGTRGGSVYASADEGEVFQEVASHLPDVLCVRAAVVAGG, encoded by the coding sequence ATGGTGGGCATGGCAACCACCGAGAGTTTTGTCCTTGCAATCGGGACCAAGAAGGGCTTGTGGCTTGCCACGAGCGGGGACCGGCGCCAATGGTCCTTCACCGGCCCGCATTTCCTGATGAGTGAGATCCCCAGCATCGGGATAGACACCAGGGAAGGCCGGACCCGGATCATGGTGGGCGTCCGCAGCGAACACTGGGGGCCCACCGTAGCCCACTCGGATGACCTCGGAGCCAGCTGGTCGGAGCCGGAGCAGGGCGCCGTCAGGTTTCCGGAGGACACCGGCGAAGCGCTGGAGCGCATCTGGCAGATTTACCCGGACGCGGAGTCCCGCCCCGGCGTCGTCTGGGCGGGGGCGGAGCCCATTTCCGTGTGGAAGTCAACGGATGGCGGTGAACACTTCGAACTGAACCGGGGTCTCTGGGACCATCCCCACCGCAGCGAGTGGGGTGCCGGGTACGGCGGCGCCGCCGCGCACTCCATCGTGGTCCATCCCGCGGGGGAGACGGTCCATGTGGCCATGAGTACCGGAGGTGTTTACAGGTCGCTCGACGGCGGCACCTCCTGGGAGCCGCGCAACCGCGGCATTTCCGCCTACTTCATGCCCGACCCCAACCCGGAGTTCGGCCAGTGCGTGCACAAGATCGCCGCGGATGCCGCCGTCGACGGGCGCCTGTACGCTCAGAACCACCACGGCGTCTACCGCACGGATGACAACGGGGAGAGCTGGAACTCCATTGCGGAGGGGCTGCCCGCCGATTTCGGCTTTGTGATGCTGACCCATCCCCGCCGCGAAGGCACCGCATGGGTTGTTCCCCTGAAGGCTGACGGCGAACGCATCCCGCCGGGCGGCGAACTGGCAGTCCACCGCACGGACGATTCCGGCAGCACCTGGAAGAGGCTCAGTAATGGCCTGCCTACACGGGAGTACAACAGTGTGCTGCGTGATGCTGCGTCCGTGGACACCGCGGCGCCGGCAGGGGTCTACTTCGGGACCCGCGGCGGAAGCGTCTACGCCAGCGCTGACGAGGGTGAGGTGTTCCAGGAGGTGGCGTCCCACCTTCCGGATGTGCTGTGTGTCCGGGCAGCCGTGGTTGCCGGTGGCTGA
- a CDS encoding class F sortase, protein MEKAQSRHVAETKPRRRGWDRGDLAILLCGVLAFLSFTFGAPLFSPPHPASGFAGRAVESATAGIPAPKPAPPAATAAAPGNAPTAESPAAAAPEPLLPDASQPRRIRYPSAGFDVPVHPLDPDSAAESSQTIEPPATKDGYWLTPFGTPGKGSSNTTYVIGHSWDGAEAPFNHLSSAAAVGDRFEVDTASGTITYQVDSITTYVKSSLKDSPIWEIVPNRLVLISCYTEDPWGKNVVVTASPAVS, encoded by the coding sequence ATGGAAAAGGCCCAAAGCCGGCACGTCGCTGAGACAAAACCCCGGCGGCGGGGCTGGGACCGGGGAGATCTGGCCATTCTCCTGTGCGGCGTCCTGGCTTTCCTGTCCTTTACCTTTGGCGCGCCCTTGTTCAGCCCACCGCACCCTGCCTCCGGATTCGCCGGACGTGCCGTCGAATCCGCCACTGCCGGGATTCCGGCCCCCAAGCCGGCGCCGCCCGCCGCAACCGCTGCCGCACCAGGAAATGCGCCAACTGCGGAATCCCCCGCCGCTGCCGCTCCGGAACCTCTGCTGCCCGACGCATCACAGCCCCGCCGCATCCGGTACCCGTCCGCGGGCTTCGACGTGCCCGTGCACCCCCTCGATCCGGACAGCGCCGCCGAGTCGAGCCAGACCATCGAGCCGCCCGCCACGAAAGACGGCTACTGGCTGACTCCCTTCGGCACCCCGGGCAAAGGCTCGTCCAACACCACCTACGTGATCGGCCACAGCTGGGACGGCGCGGAGGCGCCTTTCAATCACTTGAGTTCAGCCGCCGCGGTGGGCGACCGGTTCGAGGTTGACACGGCCTCAGGCACCATCACCTACCAGGTGGACAGCATCACCACCTACGTGAAGTCCAGCCTGAAGGACAGCCCCATCTGGGAGATCGTGCCCAACCGCCTGGTCCTCATCAGCTGCTACACGGAAGATCCCTGGGGGAAAAACGTCGTTGTCACCGCCTCACCTGCGGTTTCTTAG
- a CDS encoding universal stress protein produces MTSDRFNGTAPLLVGVMPKQHPEVLQTAATLAAQLGVPLVCAYVDEASYLVEWDPARSAHRLSLHPEADDQEIRSLTLELTAVIEAAVANVPGGADSVKWTLRTLAGDPARGLSQLAAETNAPMIIVGTSERGFSHRLAEALNGSVGAWLSHHQSRPVLVVPYRMPAHEDRP; encoded by the coding sequence ATGACGTCTGATCGATTCAACGGCACGGCCCCGCTCCTGGTGGGTGTCATGCCCAAGCAGCATCCCGAAGTCCTGCAGACTGCTGCAACCCTCGCTGCGCAGCTGGGCGTCCCGCTGGTCTGCGCCTACGTGGACGAGGCCAGTTATCTCGTGGAGTGGGACCCGGCGCGCTCCGCCCACCGGCTGTCCCTCCATCCGGAGGCGGATGACCAGGAGATCCGGTCCCTGACCTTGGAACTCACAGCAGTCATCGAAGCCGCGGTGGCAAACGTGCCGGGAGGGGCAGACAGCGTGAAGTGGACACTGCGGACACTGGCCGGAGATCCCGCACGCGGCCTCTCGCAGCTTGCTGCGGAAACCAATGCACCGATGATTATCGTGGGCACCTCGGAGCGGGGGTTCTCGCACCGCCTCGCGGAGGCCCTGAATGGATCGGTGGGCGCGTGGCTCAGCCATCATCAAAGCAGGCCTGTCCTGGTGGTTCCCTACCGGATGCCCGCCCATGAAGACCGGCCGTGA
- a CDS encoding metal-sensitive transcriptional regulator: MDSIEEAVAPGPGTAHLPTHGYTGNKDAYLRRLRRIEGQVRGIARMVDEDKYCIDILTQVSAVTKALHAVSLGLMEEHIGHCVVGAASEPDPAARAEAIDAKVKEAADAIGRLLR; encoded by the coding sequence ATGGACAGCATCGAAGAAGCGGTTGCGCCCGGGCCCGGGACGGCGCACCTGCCGACGCACGGCTACACCGGCAATAAGGACGCATACCTTCGCAGGCTCAGGCGCATTGAGGGCCAGGTCCGCGGGATTGCGCGCATGGTGGATGAGGACAAGTACTGCATCGACATCCTCACCCAGGTATCCGCCGTCACCAAGGCCTTGCATGCGGTGAGCCTGGGCCTGATGGAGGAACACATCGGCCACTGCGTGGTGGGAGCCGCCTCCGAACCGGACCCGGCAGCACGCGCGGAAGCAATAGACGCCAAGGTCAAGGAAGCGGCAGACGCCATCGGCCGGTTGCTTCGCTGA
- a CDS encoding heavy-metal-associated domain-containing protein, whose protein sequence is MSTTSPATTIVSVSGMTCGHCVSAVSEELEALAGVEEVDVELNAGGISTVTITSSKELSPSEIGEAVAEAGYLVVANEA, encoded by the coding sequence ATGAGCACCACCTCCCCCGCCACCACCATCGTCAGCGTGTCCGGAATGACCTGCGGCCACTGCGTCTCCGCAGTCAGCGAAGAACTCGAAGCCTTGGCGGGCGTCGAAGAAGTGGACGTCGAACTGAACGCCGGGGGCATTTCCACGGTGACCATCACCTCGAGCAAGGAACTCTCCCCTTCCGAGATCGGCGAGGCAGTGGCGGAGGCCGGCTACCTGGTCGTCGCCAATGAAGCCTGA
- a CDS encoding heavy metal translocating P-type ATPase has protein sequence MSNQDLLHQPGTRVVELDIEGMTCASCVNRVEKKLGKLDGVQATVNLPLESAHVTVPAGVTDQQLVDTVNAAGYKATLRKAPAAQAPYPAGGGTEVLPATGAAVGDHAAHGGAAQLRPRLILAAVLTVPVFVISMVPAAQFPHWGWVAALLALPVVTWAAWPFHRAAAINARHLASTMDTLVSIGVTAAYLFSAGQLLVDPRMTEHPGMEGMEAGGLYFEVAAVVTTFLLLGRYLEANAKQKAGDALQALLNLGAKDATILRGGTEQRIPADRLQVDDILVVRPGEKIATDGVVADGISAVDASLVTGESVPVEVGPGSRVTGATINTSGRLLVRATRVGSETTLAQIARLVSQAQTGKAPIARLADRISAVFVPVVLGIAALTFALWLLFTGPDVSSADLRSAFTAAVAVLVIACPCALGLATPVGLLTGTGRGAQLGILIKGPQVLEDTRTVDTILLDKTGTVTTGVLAVDAVLAFEGFAEGGVLRLAGAVEAASEHPVARAIAAAAHGGTKGIHPADDGGALPAVQGFRSAPGGGVSGTVEGRLVAAGRAGWLQENGVTIAQEQHAALSAAEATGATAIWVAVDGTPAGIISLRDTVKEGSAAAVARLKALGLRPILLTGDNAAVAAQVAAAVGIDEEDVFSGVLPEGKVEAVRRLQAGGATVAMAGDGVNDAAALAQADLGIAMGSGTDVAIEAADLTVMGNDLAQVAQAIELSRKTLATIKTNLFWAFFYNAVGIPVAALGLLNPMIAGAAMAASSVLVVANSLRLRSFGRQPAGR, from the coding sequence ATGAGCAACCAGGACCTTCTCCACCAGCCCGGCACCCGGGTGGTGGAGCTCGATATTGAGGGCATGACCTGCGCCTCCTGCGTCAACCGGGTGGAGAAGAAACTCGGCAAGCTCGACGGCGTGCAGGCCACGGTGAACCTCCCCCTCGAATCAGCCCACGTGACCGTTCCGGCCGGGGTCACCGACCAACAGCTCGTAGACACGGTCAATGCGGCCGGTTACAAGGCCACGCTTCGCAAGGCTCCGGCAGCGCAAGCACCTTACCCTGCCGGCGGAGGAACCGAGGTGCTGCCCGCAACCGGGGCGGCCGTCGGCGACCACGCGGCCCATGGCGGCGCCGCGCAGCTCCGCCCCCGGTTGATCCTGGCAGCAGTCCTGACCGTCCCGGTCTTCGTTATTTCCATGGTTCCCGCGGCCCAGTTCCCTCACTGGGGGTGGGTGGCCGCGCTCCTGGCGCTGCCGGTGGTGACCTGGGCGGCCTGGCCGTTCCACCGCGCGGCGGCCATCAATGCGCGGCACCTGGCGTCCACCATGGATACCCTGGTTTCCATCGGCGTGACGGCCGCGTACCTGTTCTCGGCCGGGCAGTTGCTGGTGGATCCGCGCATGACGGAACACCCGGGGATGGAAGGGATGGAGGCCGGCGGCCTCTACTTCGAGGTGGCGGCCGTTGTCACAACCTTCCTGCTCCTGGGCCGCTACCTGGAAGCCAACGCGAAGCAGAAAGCCGGCGACGCCCTGCAGGCCCTGCTGAACCTGGGCGCAAAGGATGCCACCATCCTGCGTGGCGGCACCGAACAGCGGATCCCGGCCGACCGGCTCCAGGTGGATGACATCCTGGTGGTCCGGCCCGGTGAAAAGATTGCCACCGACGGCGTGGTGGCAGACGGGATTTCGGCCGTGGACGCTTCCCTGGTGACCGGCGAGTCGGTACCGGTGGAGGTAGGCCCCGGCAGCCGCGTCACGGGCGCCACCATCAACACGTCCGGCCGCCTGCTGGTGCGCGCCACGCGTGTCGGCTCTGAAACAACCCTCGCCCAAATAGCGCGCCTCGTGTCCCAGGCCCAGACCGGCAAAGCGCCCATAGCCCGCCTTGCGGACCGCATCAGCGCCGTGTTCGTTCCCGTGGTCCTGGGCATCGCCGCGCTGACGTTCGCGTTGTGGCTCCTCTTTACGGGACCCGACGTAAGCAGTGCTGACCTGCGCTCGGCCTTTACCGCCGCCGTCGCCGTCTTGGTGATCGCCTGCCCGTGCGCCCTGGGGCTTGCCACCCCGGTTGGCCTGCTGACCGGAACCGGGCGCGGGGCCCAGCTGGGCATCCTCATCAAGGGGCCGCAGGTCCTGGAGGACACCCGGACGGTGGACACCATCCTGCTGGACAAAACGGGGACCGTCACCACCGGCGTCCTTGCCGTGGACGCGGTGCTGGCCTTCGAGGGCTTCGCGGAGGGTGGCGTCTTGCGGCTGGCCGGCGCCGTGGAGGCGGCGTCCGAGCATCCGGTGGCCAGGGCTATCGCGGCCGCCGCCCATGGGGGCACCAAGGGGATCCACCCAGCGGACGACGGCGGCGCCCTCCCGGCCGTGCAGGGCTTCCGTTCCGCCCCCGGCGGGGGCGTTTCGGGAACCGTCGAGGGCAGGCTGGTTGCTGCCGGCCGCGCGGGGTGGCTGCAGGAGAACGGCGTCACCATTGCGCAGGAACAGCACGCCGCATTGTCGGCGGCGGAAGCCACGGGCGCCACCGCCATTTGGGTTGCTGTGGACGGCACTCCCGCCGGCATCATCAGCCTGCGCGACACCGTCAAGGAAGGCTCCGCGGCCGCCGTCGCGCGCTTGAAGGCGCTGGGCCTGCGCCCCATCCTGCTCACGGGTGACAATGCGGCCGTCGCCGCCCAGGTGGCCGCCGCCGTCGGCATTGACGAGGAAGACGTTTTTTCAGGGGTGCTGCCGGAGGGGAAAGTCGAGGCGGTGCGCAGGCTGCAGGCCGGCGGCGCCACCGTGGCCATGGCCGGAGACGGCGTCAATGATGCAGCGGCACTCGCACAGGCGGACCTCGGGATCGCCATGGGCTCCGGCACGGACGTGGCCATTGAGGCGGCAGACCTGACCGTGATGGGCAACGACCTTGCCCAGGTGGCACAGGCGATCGAGCTCTCACGGAAGACGCTGGCCACCATCAAGACCAACCTGTTCTGGGCGTTCTTCTATAACGCCGTCGGCATTCCCGTGGCTGCGCTCGGCCTCCTCAACCCGATGATCGCAGGTGCCGCGATGGCCGCCAGTTCGGTGCTGGTGGTGGCCAACTCGCTGCGGCTGCGGAGTTTCGGCAGGCAGCCCGCAGGCAGGTAG
- a CDS encoding DUF2277 domain-containing protein codes for MCRNIRTLHNFEPHATSEEVHAAALQYVRKVSGSTKPSRANQEAFEEAVHEIAHITQHLLDSLVSQAPPKDRETEAAKAKARAAVRYGAA; via the coding sequence ATGTGCCGGAATATCCGAACCCTTCACAACTTCGAGCCGCACGCCACGTCCGAGGAGGTCCATGCGGCCGCACTGCAGTATGTGCGGAAGGTCAGCGGCAGCACCAAGCCCTCCAGGGCCAACCAGGAAGCCTTTGAGGAGGCGGTTCACGAGATCGCCCACATCACGCAGCATCTCCTTGACTCGCTGGTGTCGCAGGCGCCTCCCAAGGACCGCGAAACCGAGGCGGCCAAGGCCAAGGCCCGCGCCGCCGTCCGGTACGGCGCGGCCTGA
- a CDS encoding WXG100 family type VII secretion target — MAMWGADVQQLRQLGSKLQEGASQIETQKSNLTSLLNSTDWKGPDADKFREEWSGTHTTQLTKVAEALKEASTRAKRNADQQDQASN; from the coding sequence ATGGCCATGTGGGGTGCAGACGTTCAGCAGCTTCGTCAGCTGGGCAGCAAGCTTCAGGAGGGCGCGTCACAGATCGAGACGCAGAAGTCCAATCTCACCAGCTTGCTGAACAGCACCGACTGGAAGGGGCCGGACGCGGACAAGTTCCGCGAGGAGTGGTCCGGAACCCACACCACCCAGCTGACCAAGGTGGCCGAGGCTTTGAAGGAAGCCAGCACCCGCGCCAAGCGGAACGCCGATCAGCAGGATCAGGCTTCCAACTAG